One genomic segment of Desulfomicrobium sp. ZS1 includes these proteins:
- a CDS encoding ABC transporter substrate binding protein yields the protein MTHFRTSLLAFALLALLLAPYVAASDPLPKKVLILTSYHQGDRWNDSVVLGIQENLGSIESVSLAIENLDMRRHADPNHIQLTKDYILAKYKDKPQDLVLVSDDPALNFLLTVRDDLFSTTPVVFCGANDFSPERIQGQTNITGVNEALSLEASLKLALKLFPSTTRIMAVVSDTDASGRINLEQYRAVADRMRGQVQFGELLNMTGKDAPDILNRLPKDNLVLRLINLLKPDGGYLSIQDSIRILSANSPVPVFTPWSFDLGEGALGGYVASGHEQGRIAAKLALRILDGQGADQIPVVMDSPNVPMFDYEVMQHFGIRESSLPQGSIVLNRQVSMWEQYRSWIISIAVIGCLQTILILVLHHLWKRSKTDRDALLKSDSKFRALFDYAGEGIFLADSQSNITNANHSAAKMLGYASPSELVGMNAKELIHPDDLHKISAKSNFEKAKKDEILRFERRYRKNDGSYISVQITIKFLGDSGLHHVLFSDISERIKAEQALKESEERFRVLFEQAPDPLFIWRLDERLQDVNHAACKLLGYDRTELLALSLPDIQAPSLRGLPNTRLQSEMTCYAFETWDVCKNGSEIPVEVITVPIKLHGKDFALSAVRDITQRIRSEQELRQSKESAEAANKTKSEFLANMSHEIRTPLNGIMGMMQLLDTTSLDDEQKQFVLMAIKSTNRLTRLLSDILDLSRIEANKMTLHEKEFVPHELADAVSDLFKVTVRDKGVYLECFIDPKIPSRLVGDDARVLQILFNLVGNAFKFTEQGHVRLEISSVGTGIEGAVRVLFSISDTGIGIPDNNLDGLFKPFAQVDNSYTRNFQGAGLGLAIVKRLVDLMGGKISVASTLGEGTTVNVLLPFKLPVDERIPNEKGPGHLVQAKQSLRILLAEDEPSNSYAVTKLLEKAGHTVTLAENGQQVLDLLAAQDFEVVLMDVQMPVMNGVESTKAIRQSLTLGKKKDIFIIAMTAYAMTGDRERFLEVGMNDYLSKPFSFNDLERLLIKYSLS from the coding sequence ATGACGCACTTTAGAACTTCCTTACTTGCCTTTGCCCTCCTCGCCTTGCTGCTTGCACCATATGTCGCAGCGTCCGATCCGCTCCCCAAAAAGGTGCTCATTCTCACATCCTACCACCAGGGCGACCGCTGGAACGACAGCGTTGTCTTGGGCATCCAAGAAAACTTAGGGTCCATTGAATCCGTCAGCCTAGCCATCGAAAACCTAGACATGCGCCGGCACGCCGACCCGAACCATATCCAACTGACCAAGGATTACATTCTGGCCAAATACAAGGACAAGCCGCAAGACTTGGTTCTGGTCTCGGATGACCCAGCTCTGAACTTCCTGCTGACCGTACGGGATGATCTATTTTCCACGACTCCGGTGGTCTTCTGTGGTGCCAATGATTTCAGTCCAGAGCGAATACAGGGACAGACCAATATTACCGGGGTCAACGAGGCTCTTAGCTTGGAAGCCTCTCTGAAACTGGCCCTGAAGTTATTTCCCAGCACCACCCGGATCATGGCCGTGGTTAGCGACACTGATGCTAGCGGCCGCATCAACTTGGAACAGTACAGGGCCGTAGCCGATCGAATGAGGGGGCAGGTGCAGTTCGGCGAACTCCTCAACATGACCGGCAAGGATGCACCGGACATCCTAAACCGACTGCCAAAAGACAACCTAGTCCTGCGCCTGATCAACCTCCTCAAGCCTGACGGAGGATATCTATCCATACAGGATAGCATCCGGATACTTTCTGCCAATTCCCCGGTTCCGGTCTTCACTCCGTGGTCTTTTGACCTGGGTGAAGGTGCCTTGGGTGGTTACGTAGCCTCAGGCCACGAGCAGGGTCGCATCGCTGCCAAACTAGCGCTCCGCATCTTGGATGGCCAGGGAGCGGACCAGATTCCCGTGGTCATGGACAGTCCAAACGTGCCCATGTTCGACTACGAAGTGATGCAGCACTTCGGGATCAGGGAATCTTCCCTTCCCCAAGGGAGCATCGTCCTCAACCGTCAAGTATCAATGTGGGAGCAATACAGGAGCTGGATCATTAGCATTGCTGTGATCGGATGCTTGCAGACGATCTTAATCTTGGTCTTACACCACCTCTGGAAACGTTCAAAGACGGATAGAGACGCACTACTGAAGTCTGATTCTAAGTTCCGTGCCCTTTTTGATTATGCTGGAGAAGGAATTTTCTTAGCAGATAGTCAATCAAATATCACAAACGCGAACCATTCCGCAGCGAAGATGCTGGGATATGCTTCCCCCAGCGAATTGGTTGGCATGAATGCCAAAGAGTTAATCCACCCCGATGACCTTCACAAAATAAGCGCAAAATCAAATTTTGAGAAGGCAAAGAAGGACGAGATCCTTCGCTTCGAACGGCGATATCGAAAAAATGACGGCTCGTATATTTCTGTCCAAATAACAATTAAATTCCTTGGTGATTCTGGGCTACATCATGTTCTCTTCAGCGATATCTCAGAACGAATAAAGGCTGAGCAAGCGTTGAAAGAAAGCGAGGAACGCTTTCGGGTACTTTTTGAACAGGCACCGGATCCGTTGTTCATATGGCGCCTGGATGAAAGACTCCAAGATGTAAATCACGCAGCCTGTAAGTTACTCGGGTACGACCGCACAGAACTGCTCGCTCTTAGCCTGCCTGACATCCAAGCTCCATCCCTGAGGGGATTGCCTAACACTCGGCTACAGTCAGAGATGACATGTTATGCATTTGAGACATGGGATGTTTGCAAAAATGGGTCTGAAATTCCCGTAGAGGTGATCACAGTACCCATCAAACTCCACGGCAAAGACTTTGCGCTTTCAGCTGTCCGCGACATAACCCAACGCATCCGTTCAGAGCAGGAACTTCGCCAGTCGAAGGAATCAGCCGAAGCTGCAAATAAGACCAAGAGCGAATTCCTGGCGAATATGAGCCATGAAATCCGCACTCCGCTCAACGGTATAATGGGCATGATGCAGCTCCTGGACACTACCTCTCTGGATGATGAACAGAAGCAATTCGTCCTCATGGCCATCAAATCGACCAACCGATTAACCAGATTGCTCTCCGATATTCTAGATCTTTCCAGGATTGAGGCGAACAAAATGACCCTTCACGAGAAGGAATTCGTGCCCCATGAACTTGCCGATGCCGTATCCGACTTGTTTAAGGTTACGGTCAGAGACAAAGGGGTCTATCTGGAATGCTTCATTGATCCGAAAATCCCTTCGCGACTTGTTGGGGATGATGCGCGTGTTTTGCAAATTCTGTTCAATCTGGTGGGCAATGCTTTTAAGTTTACGGAGCAGGGACATGTTCGACTGGAAATCTCCTCTGTAGGCACCGGCATTGAGGGTGCCGTCAGGGTGCTATTCTCTATATCCGACACTGGCATTGGCATTCCGGACAACAATTTGGATGGCCTATTCAAACCTTTTGCTCAGGTAGACAATTCCTACACCCGCAACTTTCAGGGAGCCGGTTTGGGCCTGGCCATTGTCAAGCGCCTAGTGGACCTGATGGGTGGGAAAATTTCCGTGGCAAGTACTCTCGGCGAGGGAACCACTGTGAACGTTCTCTTGCCTTTTAAGCTGCCCGTGGATGAACGCATTCCCAATGAAAAAGGTCCTGGGCATTTGGTCCAAGCCAAGCAAAGCCTACGGATTCTGCTGGCCGAGGATGAACCGTCAAACTCTTACGCCGTGACAAAACTACTGGAAAAGGCCGGGCATACTGTGACTCTAGCCGAAAACGGACAGCAAGTCCTTGATTTGCTTGCGGCTCAAGACTTCGAGGTAGTCCTTATGGACGTGCAGATGCCGGTGATGAATGGAGTGGAATCGACAAAAGCAATCCGTCAGTCCTTAACGTTGGGGAAGAAGAAAGACATCTTTATCATCGCCATGACCGCTTATGCCATGACCGGGGACCGTGAAAGATTTCTTGAAGTGGGCATGAACGACTATCTTTCCAAACCCTTTAGCTTCAATGATCTGGAAAGATTGCTGATCAAGTACAGTCTATCCTGA
- a CDS encoding helix-turn-helix domain-containing protein produces MTPKRIKKIREVLRLTQDDLATILGVTKTTVWRYEDGRGFPGEDVMVRLLSLESSLKDTSERRALSALCRTPEGIAAMAAISALGSAIFSRSTTVGAAPVGYVEILSYPAGKALFSFIEKACGASSTNDTTTLP; encoded by the coding sequence ATGACCCCAAAAAGAATCAAAAAAATCAGAGAAGTCCTGCGACTGACACAAGACGACCTGGCAACAATCTTGGGCGTGACCAAAACCACAGTATGGCGATACGAAGACGGCAGAGGGTTTCCTGGAGAAGATGTCATGGTCAGGCTTTTGAGCCTCGAATCGTCACTGAAAGACACCTCAGAACGAAGGGCTCTGAGTGCCTTATGTAGAACTCCAGAAGGTATAGCCGCAATGGCCGCAATTTCGGCCCTAGGATCTGCTATATTTTCCAGATCAACTACCGTGGGCGCCGCCCCAGTGGGGTATGTTGAAATTCTCAGCTACCCAGCTGGAAAGGCGCTCTTTTCGTTCATCGAAAAAGCCTGCGGGGCATCTTCGACCAATGATACCACAACGCTGCCATAG
- the ercA gene encoding alcohol dehydrogenase-like regulatory protein ErcA, with translation MNFTALRKFLIPETIFGIGAVDLVGQYAEKFGTKKPLVVTDAGVVEAGWTTRVMESLAAFDIHGVLFSEVTPNPKTAEVMAGVAVYTAHECDGIVAVGGGSPMDCAKGIGIVVSNGGHILDYEGVDKIIIPMPPLICIPTTAGTSADMSQFAIINNTERKTKITIISKTIVPDVALIDPQTLMTKSQYLIACTGMDALAHAIEAFVSSAHSVMTDVHALEAIRLVHGNLLDSFKHREDMELKAKIMLGSMQAGMAFSNASLGAAHAMAHSLGGYNGLPHGECNALLLPHVVDYNFSAEPERFRIIAETMGLDPRGMSASEIRSWLIKSLTDLRSALGIKETLSSKGIRSSDIPELSDKAVLDPCLVTNPKAANKRDIQIIYEEAT, from the coding sequence ATGAACTTTACTGCTCTGCGCAAATTTCTCATTCCAGAGACAATTTTTGGGATTGGTGCAGTGGATCTTGTCGGACAGTACGCAGAAAAATTCGGCACGAAAAAGCCACTTGTAGTCACAGACGCAGGTGTAGTTGAGGCCGGTTGGACAACGCGTGTCATGGAAAGTCTTGCGGCATTTGACATTCATGGGGTCCTTTTTTCGGAAGTCACGCCTAACCCAAAAACTGCCGAAGTCATGGCCGGAGTCGCAGTGTACACTGCCCACGAATGCGATGGAATTGTCGCCGTAGGGGGTGGCAGTCCCATGGACTGCGCCAAGGGTATCGGCATCGTCGTCTCTAACGGCGGACATATCCTCGACTACGAAGGTGTTGACAAGATTATCATTCCCATGCCGCCGCTCATCTGCATCCCGACGACGGCGGGCACTTCGGCCGACATGTCCCAGTTCGCCATCATCAATAATACGGAACGCAAGACCAAGATCACCATCATCAGCAAAACCATCGTCCCTGATGTGGCCCTGATCGATCCCCAGACCCTGATGACCAAAAGCCAGTACCTTATCGCTTGCACAGGAATGGACGCCCTGGCCCATGCCATCGAAGCGTTTGTTTCCAGCGCCCACTCGGTTATGACCGACGTTCACGCACTGGAAGCCATTCGATTGGTGCATGGCAATCTCCTGGATTCATTCAAACATCGGGAAGACATGGAACTCAAAGCCAAGATTATGCTCGGAAGCATGCAGGCCGGAATGGCATTCTCAAATGCGAGTCTTGGAGCGGCCCACGCCATGGCCCACAGCTTGGGCGGCTACAATGGCTTACCCCACGGAGAATGCAACGCCCTGCTATTACCACACGTGGTGGACTACAATTTCTCGGCAGAACCGGAACGATTCCGTATCATCGCCGAAACCATGGGCCTCGATCCACGGGGTATGAGTGCTTCGGAAATTCGCTCTTGGCTCATCAAATCCTTGACAGACCTGCGTAGCGCACTGGGCATCAAAGAAACTCTATCTTCCAAAGGCATACGCTCAAGCGACATCCCTGAACTTTCAGACAAGGCCGTGCTCGACCCCTGTTTGGTCACCAACCCTAAAGCTGCCAACAAACGCGACATCCAGATAATTTATGAAGAAGCAACCTGA
- a CDS encoding PAS domain S-box protein, with product MKKQPEEDITGMTSLRDKIVGLSESLGRRSYYPMLQQMIRELQNEIAERNQAEDTLRKTLQRIERQQAVIAEISKHPDVFNGRLEEAAPMMTAKMAHSMGVERASLWVMRSDKLYCLDKFETRQDVHSSGNCLECGNYRTYFEAIKKGPIIAVDARQDPRTKDFLANYPDSENISSILDVPVLIDAEMVAVICFEHTEEPRAWQPDEITFSSRIADQVALILARQRRSVAEEKLQNTHAILKRNLHFTEVLLDAIPIPIFYMDSKRRYLGCNLNFTEIMGVTCEEIRGKTAHDFWPEMADLYNEQDACLRQDVYKLTYESKIRNKDGEMREVILAKQIFFDEFHNTEGTIGSFVDITERNRTAKETQRLRNLLSNIVNSMPSMLIGVDDDGRIELWNQQAELLTGVSEQEAQGQQFGIILPWLESKTKKIRQTIASKKQYFEGKTSRIEQGNLLYEDITIFPIITNDKEGAVIRIDNVTDKVRIEEILIQSEKMLSIGGLAAGMAHEINNPLASIMGNAQVIESRLLLPIPPNVTAALESGITLESLHRYLEKRGIPKMLASLRSSGAHAAKIVSNMLSFSRKSESVLIPENITELLDNTLELACADYNLKNQYDFKKIQIVREYESELPKIHCSATELQQVFLNLLRNGSEAMCEKDYPTGDGPRFTLRASRKKSYLRIEFEDNGPGLEESVRKRIFEPFYTTKSVGKGTGLGLSVSYFIITEEHGGIMSVQTSFGKWTRFIIDLPVERSTDI from the coding sequence ATGAAGAAGCAACCTGAAGAAGACATTACGGGCATGACGTCACTTCGCGACAAAATCGTAGGCCTCAGCGAATCATTGGGACGGAGAAGCTACTACCCCATGCTGCAACAGATGATCCGGGAGTTGCAAAATGAAATTGCTGAACGGAATCAAGCCGAAGACACGTTACGCAAAACCTTGCAGCGCATTGAACGGCAGCAGGCAGTAATCGCAGAGATATCCAAACATCCAGACGTCTTCAACGGGCGATTGGAAGAAGCCGCTCCCATGATGACGGCCAAGATGGCCCACTCCATGGGTGTGGAACGGGCAAGTTTGTGGGTCATGCGCAGTGACAAACTTTACTGTCTGGACAAATTCGAGACGAGGCAGGACGTTCATTCGTCAGGAAATTGCCTGGAATGCGGCAACTACAGAACCTACTTCGAAGCGATCAAAAAAGGGCCGATCATTGCAGTCGATGCGCGGCAGGATCCACGAACAAAGGATTTTTTAGCGAACTACCCGGACTCAGAAAACATATCATCCATCCTCGACGTCCCCGTGTTAATTGACGCAGAGATGGTCGCCGTCATTTGCTTCGAGCATACGGAGGAGCCCAGGGCCTGGCAACCCGACGAAATTACTTTCTCCAGCCGTATTGCCGATCAGGTCGCCCTTATATTGGCCAGACAAAGACGGAGCGTCGCGGAGGAGAAGCTACAAAACACCCACGCCATCTTGAAACGCAATCTTCACTTCACAGAAGTTCTCCTCGATGCCATTCCGATCCCAATCTTCTACATGGATTCGAAACGGCGCTACCTAGGCTGCAACCTGAATTTCACTGAGATCATGGGCGTAACTTGTGAGGAAATTCGTGGCAAAACAGCTCATGATTTCTGGCCCGAGATGGCCGATCTTTACAACGAGCAGGATGCCTGCCTCCGACAGGATGTCTACAAACTCACCTACGAATCAAAAATCCGCAACAAGGATGGCGAAATGCGGGAGGTCATTCTTGCTAAACAAATTTTTTTCGATGAATTCCATAACACCGAAGGTACCATCGGCTCTTTCGTGGACATCACCGAACGCAACCGCACGGCCAAAGAAACACAACGATTGCGCAACCTGCTTTCGAACATCGTCAACTCCATGCCGTCAATGCTCATCGGGGTGGATGACGACGGACGCATAGAGCTGTGGAACCAACAGGCGGAGCTTTTAACCGGAGTGAGCGAGCAGGAGGCACAGGGTCAACAGTTCGGGATTATACTCCCTTGGCTTGAGTCAAAGACAAAAAAGATCAGACAGACCATTGCCAGCAAGAAACAATATTTTGAAGGCAAAACGAGCCGGATCGAGCAAGGCAATCTCCTGTACGAGGATATAACCATCTTCCCAATAATCACCAATGACAAGGAAGGGGCTGTCATCCGCATTGATAACGTAACCGACAAGGTGCGCATCGAAGAAATTCTGATCCAGTCAGAAAAAATGCTCTCCATCGGAGGGTTGGCTGCAGGCATGGCTCATGAAATCAACAACCCACTAGCGTCCATAATGGGCAATGCCCAGGTCATAGAATCCAGGCTACTCTTGCCTATACCTCCAAACGTGACGGCAGCGCTTGAATCCGGAATTACCCTGGAGAGCCTGCACCGCTATTTGGAAAAACGCGGAATCCCAAAAATGCTTGCATCCCTGCGAAGCTCGGGAGCTCACGCCGCGAAGATTGTCAGCAATATGCTAAGTTTCAGCCGCAAAAGCGAATCCGTGCTGATTCCGGAAAATATCACGGAACTCCTCGACAATACGTTGGAGCTAGCCTGCGCGGACTATAACCTGAAAAACCAGTACGATTTCAAGAAAATTCAGATTGTTCGCGAATACGAGTCCGAGCTACCGAAAATTCATTGCTCAGCCACAGAACTGCAGCAGGTCTTCCTGAACCTGCTGCGCAACGGATCCGAAGCCATGTGCGAAAAAGACTACCCAACAGGCGATGGCCCTAGATTCACTCTACGGGCAAGTAGAAAGAAATCATATTTGCGCATTGAATTTGAAGACAACGGCCCTGGGCTTGAAGAATCGGTGCGCAAACGGATTTTCGAACCATTCTACACCACGAAATCAGTAGGTAAAGGCACAGGGCTTGGGCTGTCTGTCTCGTATTTCATCATCACCGAAGAGCATGGGGGAATCATGAGCGTCCAGACTTCCTTCGGAAAATGGACACGATTCATCATTGATCTTCCTGTAGAGCGTTCCACAGATATTTAA
- a CDS encoding sensor domain-containing diguanylate cyclase, which produces MKQPPAHLLVDGEFQKKILDSVSEHIVVTDNAGVILLTNKGWDLFGRENGCRINNAWAGINYLEICEKAGKMGDEFGTAASEGIRQVIAGKACFQIEYPCHSPNEKRWFMMNANSFQYEGQTYLVIMHHNITQRKLAEEQALELARQDGLTGLFNRRAFDEFLQSEWFRCMRLNLPITVAMMDIDHFKILNDTYGHQQGDDCLIRLGNVIKKYARRPGDLCARYGGEEFVMVFGNSTSEQTLPLMHALMADIRTLDIKNQNAPKEKHVTLSIGLASTIPSGASNHHNLLKSADILLYQAKKNGRNNIMPETL; this is translated from the coding sequence ATGAAACAACCACCTGCCCACCTCTTGGTAGATGGAGAATTCCAGAAAAAAATTCTGGACTCAGTATCAGAACACATTGTCGTAACAGACAATGCCGGAGTGATTCTCCTAACCAACAAGGGCTGGGATCTTTTTGGCCGTGAAAACGGATGCCGGATTAATAACGCATGGGCAGGGATTAATTATCTCGAAATCTGTGAAAAAGCTGGGAAGATGGGCGACGAATTTGGCACAGCCGCTTCTGAGGGAATCCGCCAGGTAATCGCCGGAAAGGCATGCTTCCAGATTGAATATCCTTGCCATAGCCCAAACGAAAAACGCTGGTTCATGATGAATGCGAATTCGTTTCAGTACGAAGGGCAGACGTACCTCGTTATCATGCACCACAACATCACCCAGCGGAAGCTTGCGGAAGAGCAGGCTCTGGAGTTGGCCCGGCAGGACGGATTGACCGGTCTTTTTAACCGGCGGGCCTTCGATGAATTCCTGCAAAGCGAGTGGTTTCGTTGCATGCGCCTCAATCTACCTATCACGGTGGCCATGATGGACATTGATCATTTCAAAATCCTCAACGACACCTACGGTCACCAGCAAGGAGACGACTGTCTGATCCGACTCGGTAACGTCATAAAGAAATACGCCCGACGTCCCGGTGACTTGTGCGCGAGATACGGTGGCGAGGAATTCGTCATGGTCTTCGGAAATAGCACTTCAGAACAGACCCTACCGCTCATGCATGCGCTCATGGCAGATATTCGGACACTCGATATTAAAAACCAAAATGCCCCAAAAGAAAAACACGTAACGTTGAGCATTGGGCTCGCAAGCACGATCCCATCTGGAGCATCGAATCACCACAACTTGCTGAAAAGTGCTGATATTTTATTGTACCAGGCCAAAAAAAATGGTCGGAACAATATCATGCCCGAAACGTTATAA
- a CDS encoding transporter substrate-binding domain-containing protein: MNKQIFFVDGDLIHSDIHVSRRERHVVASLTFMLLLFILQTPRMAVASEPSPPIISAAEIDYPPFSIVDEAGRADGFSVELLRAALAAMGRDVTFRTGPWGEVKGWLEQGDVQALPLVGRTPEREELFDFTVPYMSLHGAIVTRSGTKDIQSLTDLRGRRVAVMRGDNAEEFLRREERGILIQTTPTYEQALQELSQGRLDAVVVQRLVALRLIPTTGLTNLRIIDKPIEGFRQDFCFAVKNGDSDTLALLNEGLAIVIADGTYRRLHSRWFAALELPGQRRLVVGGDHQYPPFEYLDEKGKPAGFNVELTQMIAKEMGLDLEIRLGPWTDVLRDLEQGEIDAVQGLFYSVERDRKFDFTQAHSVNNYAVLVRRGESKPPVSLSDLKSKSIVVQKGDAIHDYLLKQGLETQISTVETQEEMLMELSEGKHDCALSPRIIALHIIKAQGLTNIELGRNSFLAMDYCYAVPNGHGALLTQFSEGLQVLKDSGEYRRLHEKWMGVYVQPPPSFVTILRELAMVVVPLLVILFGFFLWFWMLRRQVKSRTKELQESKERFKALHNASFGGITIHDKGFILDCNHGLSEITGYSADELIGMNGVMLISEKSRDLVMNNILSGHEEPYEALGLRKNGEEYPVRIETRNIPYKETTVRVTEIRDITEQKRAEEALLQAKTKAESANRAKSEFLANMSHEIRTPLNGIMGMMQLLDTTSLDDEQRQFCSLGIQSATRLTSLLSDILDLSRVEASMMLIRYKRFDLRGVLTQTLDLFEPVAIQTGITLSRHLDPGLPIWVVGDSIRLQQVLNNLIGNSFKFTKLGRVHVEAHALPSRSNDTLRVFFAIEDTGCGIAAEELGNLFQPFTQVSQGYTRNHQGAGLGLAISKQLVALMGGNMAVESEEGVGTTFAFCVTFNNEVIPHEDEAALESRTAPPASHRILLAEDDETTSFSISKLLEKFGHSVTVAHNGQETLEMHEANDFDLILMDVSMPVMDGIEACKRIRGSRNSHKRDIPIIALTAYAMDGDKEKFLATGMNGYVAKPVKIECLLQSMAKALAGPQR; this comes from the coding sequence ATGAACAAACAAATTTTTTTTGTGGACGGCGACTTGATCCATTCGGACATTCATGTGTCCAGACGAGAGCGACACGTCGTGGCATCTTTGACGTTCATGCTGCTCCTCTTTATCCTGCAAACGCCGCGAATGGCCGTCGCATCTGAACCCTCGCCACCAATCATCTCAGCCGCCGAGATCGATTACCCGCCTTTTTCCATTGTTGATGAAGCGGGCCGCGCAGACGGTTTTTCCGTAGAACTTCTGCGTGCCGCCTTGGCCGCTATGGGACGCGATGTCACCTTCCGTACGGGGCCGTGGGGTGAAGTCAAAGGCTGGCTGGAGCAGGGCGATGTGCAGGCCCTACCTCTGGTTGGCCGCACGCCCGAGCGCGAAGAACTCTTTGATTTCACGGTACCCTATATGTCCCTACACGGAGCCATTGTGACACGCTCCGGGACGAAAGACATACAGAGCTTGACCGATCTCAGGGGACGGAGGGTGGCCGTTATGCGCGGCGATAATGCAGAGGAATTTCTGCGTCGAGAAGAACGCGGCATACTGATCCAAACCACGCCCACCTATGAACAAGCTTTGCAAGAACTGTCCCAGGGACGCCTCGACGCCGTGGTCGTGCAACGGCTTGTGGCATTGCGCCTCATTCCTACAACCGGGCTTACGAACCTGAGGATTATCGACAAGCCCATCGAAGGCTTTCGTCAGGACTTCTGCTTCGCCGTCAAAAATGGCGATAGCGACACGCTGGCCTTGCTGAACGAAGGACTCGCCATAGTCATCGCCGACGGGACCTATCGCCGTCTCCACTCCCGGTGGTTCGCCGCTCTGGAACTGCCGGGACAGCGCCGCCTCGTCGTAGGGGGTGATCATCAGTATCCTCCGTTCGAATATCTGGACGAAAAGGGAAAGCCAGCCGGTTTCAATGTCGAACTCACCCAGATGATTGCCAAGGAGATGGGACTTGACCTTGAAATTCGTCTCGGACCCTGGACGGATGTGCTGCGCGATCTGGAGCAAGGCGAAATTGATGCTGTTCAAGGACTGTTCTATTCTGTGGAGCGGGACCGTAAATTCGACTTCACCCAAGCACACTCAGTGAACAATTACGCAGTGTTAGTGCGACGCGGAGAAAGCAAACCGCCGGTTTCATTAAGCGATCTCAAAAGCAAGAGCATCGTTGTCCAGAAAGGAGACGCCATCCACGACTATCTGTTGAAGCAAGGCCTGGAGACCCAAATTTCCACCGTAGAGACCCAAGAGGAAATGCTGATGGAACTGTCCGAGGGAAAGCATGACTGCGCGCTGAGCCCGCGCATCATCGCCCTGCACATCATCAAGGCGCAAGGGTTGACAAATATAGAACTGGGCCGAAATTCATTTTTGGCCATGGATTATTGCTATGCAGTACCCAATGGACATGGGGCGCTTCTGACGCAGTTCAGCGAGGGGCTGCAGGTTCTCAAAGATTCCGGCGAATACCGTCGCCTCCATGAAAAATGGATGGGAGTGTACGTGCAGCCCCCCCCGTCATTTGTTACCATCCTGCGCGAACTCGCCATGGTCGTTGTGCCACTGCTTGTTATCCTGTTTGGATTTTTTCTTTGGTTTTGGATGCTGCGTAGACAAGTAAAATCGAGGACAAAAGAACTGCAGGAAAGTAAAGAACGTTTCAAAGCCCTTCACAATGCCTCTTTCGGCGGCATTACCATTCACGATAAGGGCTTCATCCTGGACTGCAATCATGGGCTCTCAGAGATCACCGGCTATTCCGCTGATGAATTGATCGGGATGAACGGCGTCATGCTCATATCCGAAAAATCCCGCGACTTGGTTATGAACAATATTCTGTCCGGACACGAAGAACCCTATGAGGCGTTAGGTCTTCGAAAAAACGGAGAAGAATATCCCGTCCGAATCGAAACGCGTAACATCCCGTATAAAGAAACGACTGTTCGGGTTACGGAAATTCGAGATATCACTGAGCAAAAACGGGCTGAAGAAGCTCTACTCCAGGCAAAGACAAAAGCAGAGTCCGCCAACCGTGCCAAGAGTGAGTTCTTGGCCAATATGAGCCATGAAATCCGCACTCCGCTCAACGGTATAATGGGCATGATGCAGCTCCTGGACACTACCTCTCTGGATGATGAACAACGACAGTTTTGCTCTCTCGGCATCCAATCTGCAACCCGTTTGACCAGCCTGCTTTCAGACATTTTGGACCTCTCCCGGGTGGAGGCGAGCATGATGCTCATCCGTTACAAGCGCTTTGACCTGCGCGGCGTACTGACTCAAACCCTGGATCTTTTCGAACCTGTCGCAATCCAGACCGGTATCACATTATCACGGCATCTTGACCCTGGCCTCCCGATTTGGGTTGTAGGAGATTCCATCAGGCTACAGCAGGTGCTCAACAACTTGATCGGCAACTCCTTCAAATTTACCAAACTCGGGCGCGTGCACGTCGAAGCCCATGCACTTCCATCACGCAGTAACGATACCTTAAGAGTTTTCTTCGCCATTGAAGATACGGGGTGCGGCATTGCCGCTGAAGAACTTGGGAATCTGTTCCAACCTTTCACTCAGGTAAGCCAGGGATATACTCGGAACCACCAAGGTGCAGGATTAGGCCTGGCCATCAGCAAGCAACTGGTAGCCCTCATGGGCGGAAACATGGCCGTGGAGAGCGAGGAGGGAGTGGGCACGACCTTTGCTTTTTGCGTGACCTTCAACAATGAAGTGATCCCCCATGAAGATGAGGCTGCGCTAGAGAGCCGTACTGCGCCGCCGGCGTCCCACCGAATCCTTCTGGCCGAAGATGACGAGACAACAAGTTTCAGTATCAGCAAGTTGTTGGAAAAGTTCGGGCACAGCGTGACCGTGGCCCACAACGGTCAGGAAACCCTGGAAATGCATGAAGCAAATGATTTCGACCTCATCCTCATGGATGTATCAATGCCGGTCATGGATGGCATCGAAGCCTGCAAGCGCATTAGAGGCTCCAGAAACTCCCACAAACGGGATATCCCTATCATTGCCCTGACGGCCTACGCCATGGACGGAGACAAAGAAAAGTTCCTGGCCACAGGCATGAACGGATATGTAGCCAAGCCCGTAAAGATTGAATGCCTCCTGCAAAGCATGGCCAAAGCGCTGGCAGGACCGCAACGTTAG